The following proteins are co-located in the Xiphophorus maculatus strain JP 163 A chromosome 8, X_maculatus-5.0-male, whole genome shotgun sequence genome:
- the ak3 gene encoding GTP:AMP phosphotransferase AK3, mitochondrial: MVLQRMIRAVIMGPPGSGKGTMSARIIKSFGLQHMSSGDILRANIQDKTELGLLMKSCIDQGQLVPDDIISRLILNDLRKIDSSGWLLDGFPRTVSQAEALDHAFALDTVINLNVPFQTIKERLTSRWTHIPSGRVYNTDFNPPKVPGLDDVTGEPLVQRDDDRPETVTRRLKSYETQTEPVLEFYRSKGVLETFTGTETNKIWPHVEAFLHRKFSSLSQRAA; this comes from the exons ATGGTTCTGCAGAGAATGATCCGTGCTGTCATCATGGGACCTCCGGGATCGGGGAAGGGAACGATGTCTGCGCGCATTATCAAAAGTTTTGGACTGCAACACATGTCTAGTGGGGACATTTTAAGAGCCAACATCCAGGATAAAACGG AGCTCGGCCTGTTGATGAAATCCTGCATCGATCAGGGACAGCTGGTACCTGACGACATCATTTCCCGTCTCATCCTGAATGACCTGAGGAAGATAGACAGCAGCGGCTGGCTGCTTGACG GATTTCCTCGGACTGTGTCCCAGGCAGAGGCTCTCGATCATGCCTTCGCTTTAGATACGGTCATCAACCTGAATGTCCCTTTCCAGACCATCAAAGAAAGGCTGACCTCTCGTTGGACTCACATCCCCAGCGGCAGAGTCTATAATACAGATTTCAACCCACCAAAAGTTCCT GGTTTGGATGATGTGACAGGAGAGCCTCTGGTTCAGAGAGATGACGACAGACCAGAGACGGTCACACGGAGACTGAAGTCCTACGAAACCCAGACAGAACCCGTCCTGGAGTTCTACAG GAGTAAAGGTGTGCTGGAGACCTTTACAGGAACAGAAACCAATAAGATATGGCCGCACGTTGAAGCTTTTCTCCACAGAAAATTCTCCTCCCTCAGTCAAAGAGCTGCTTAG